Proteins encoded in a region of the Pseudochaenichthys georgianus chromosome 20, fPseGeo1.2, whole genome shotgun sequence genome:
- the myca gene encoding transcriptional regulator Myc-A, with translation MPLNSSLASKNYDYDYDSLQPYFYYDNEEEDFYPQQLQPPAPSEDIWKKFELLPTPPLSPSRRPSLSSLFPSTADQLEMVTEFLGDDVVNQSIICDADYSQTFLKSIIIQDCMWSGFSAAAKLEKVVSERLASLHAARKESVSGDCPEPTGAWRLNSSYLQDLNTAASECIDPSVVFPYPIAETPKQSAGTLPSKDLGLDTPPNSGSSSSSSSCSDSEDDDDDDDEDEEEEEEEEEEEEEEEEEEEEEEEEIDVVTVEKRHAVKRCDPSPTESRHPSPLVLKRCHVSTHQHNYAAHPSMRHEQPAVKRLKLESSSSNSGGGGGGGHSRVLKQISSNRKCSSPRTSDTEDYDKRRTHNVLERQRRNELKLSFFALRDEIPEVANNEKAAKVVILKKATECIYSMQSDEQRLLSVKEQLRRKSELLKQRLSQLQSSRT, from the exons ATGCCGCTGAATTCAAGTTTGGCGAGTAAAAACTATGACTACGACTACGACTCTCTTCAACCGTATTTCTACTATGACAACGAGGAGGAGGATTTCTACCCTCAGCAGCTCCAGCCTCCGGCACCGAGCGAGGACATCTGGAAGAAATTTGAACTGCTGCCGACCCCTCCCCTCTCCCCGAGCCGCCGGCCGTCCCTGTCaagcctcttcccctccacgGCGGATCAGCTGGAAATGGTGACCGAGTTTCTGGGCGACGACGTGGTCAACCAGAGCATAATCTGCGACGCGGACTACTCCCAGACCTTCCTTAAATCTATCATCATCCAGGACTGCATGTGGAGCGGCTTCTCCGCCGCAGCCAAGCTAGAGAAGGTGGTCTCCGAGCGGCTAGCCTCCCTGCACGCCGCCCGGAAGGAGTCCGTGTCCGGGGACTGCCCGGAGCCCACCGGAGCATGGAGGCTAAACAGCAGCTACCTGCAAGACCTCAACACAGCCGCGTCAGAGTGCATTGATCCGTCTGTGGTGTTCCCGTACCCGATAGCAGAGACGCCCAAGCAGAGTGCAGGGACGCTCCCTAGTAAGGATCTGGGACTGGACACCCCGCCTAacagtggcagcagcagcagcagcagcagttgtAGTGACTCAG aagatgatgatgatgatgatgatgaagacgaggaggaggaggaggaggaggaggaagaagaagaagaagaagaagaagaagaagaagaggaagaggaggagatcgaTGTGGTGACAGTGGAGAAGAGGCACGCGGTGAAGCGGTGCGACCCCAGCCCCACAGAGTCCAGGCATCCCAGTCCGCTCGTGCTGAAGAGGTGCCACGTCTCCACCCACCAGCATAATTACGCCGCCCATCCATCCATGAGGCACGAGCAGCCGGCTGTCAAGAGGCTGAAgctggagagcagcagcagtaaCAGCGGTGGAGGTGGGGGGGGCGGCCACAGCAGGGTCCTCAAACAGATCAGCAGCAACCGCAAGTGTTCAAGCCCGCGGACGTCTGACACGGAGGACTATGACAAGAGAAGGACTCATAATGTTTTGGAGCGTCAGAGGAGGAACGAGCTCAAGTTGAGCTTCTTTGCCCTGAGGGACGAGATCCCCGAGGTGGCGAACAACGAAAAGGCTGCCAAAGTGGTGATCCTGAAGAAAGCTACAGAGTGCATCTACAGCATGCAGTCAGACGAACAGAGACTCCTCTCAGTAAAAGAACAGCTGAGGAGGAAAAGTGAACTTCTAAAGCAGAGACTCTCACAGCTGCAGAGCTCTCGCACTTAA